One Cryptomeria japonica chromosome 9, Sugi_1.0, whole genome shotgun sequence genomic window carries:
- the LOC131077910 gene encoding LOB domain-containing protein 1, translated as MANIFNLHNLHTCKFPGVPASNNIFYLFMTCKIQRRKCGDKCVLAPYFPPNDPEKFVAVHKIFRASKIVKTLQSIPDEKRADYVASMVYEANARMNDPIYGSAGAVCQLEKQISCLQSQLAAAKADLLNAQTNLVSLATGFHYGCEAGNTLLQNKDNLNFLQEDTAKF; from the exons ATGGCGAACATTTTCAATTTACACAATTTACACACCTGCAAATTCCCCGGAGTGCCTGCCAGCAACAACAtattttatctatttatga CTTGTAAGATTCAAAGAAGAAAATGTGGAGATAAATGCGTGCTTGCTCCTTATTTTCCACCAAATGATCCTGAGAAATTTGTAGCAGTACACAAGATATTCAGAGCAagcaaaattgtcaaaaccctacag AGTATTCCGGATGAGAAAAGAGCAGATTATGTAGCAAGCATGGTGTATGAAGCAAATGCTAGAATGAATGATCCAATCTACGGTTCCGCTGGCGCAGTTTGTCAACTGGAGAAGCAAATTTCATGCCTTCAATCGCAACTGGCAGCTGCGAAAGCAGATCTGCTCAACGCACAGACTAATCTTGTGTCTCTGGCGACTGGATTTCATTATGGCTGTGAAGCGGGAAACACATTGCTACAGAATAAGGATAACCTAAACTTTTTGCAAGAAGATACTGCAAAATTTTGA
- the LOC131858292 gene encoding LOB domain-containing protein 1-like, with protein sequence MSGIVYPCAACKIQRRKCEDKCVLAPYFLPNDPEKFAAIHKLFIRNKLVKIWISCTACKIQRRKCGDKCMLAPYFLPNDPEKFVAVHKLFRTSKIVKTLQSIPNEKRADYVASVVYEANARMNDSIYGSAGAVCQLEKQISCLQSQLAAAKADLLNAQANLVSPVTGFHYGGEAGNTFLQNKDDLNFLQEDTAKL encoded by the exons atgTCTGGTATTGTTTATCCGTGCGCAGCTTGTAAGATTCAAAGAAGAAAATGTGAAGATAAATGTGTGCTTGCTCCTTATTTTCTCCCAAATGATCCTGAGAAATTTGCAGCAATACACAAGTTATTTATTAGGAATAAACTAGTGAAA ataTGGATATCCTGCACAGCTTGTAAGATTCAAAGAAGAAAATGTGGAGATAAATGCATGCTTGCTCCTTATTTTCTGCCAAATGATCCTGAGAAATTTGTAGCAGTACACAAGTTATTCAGAACAagcaaaattgtcaaaaccctacag AGTATTCCGAATGAAAAGAGAGCAGATTATGTAGCAAGCGTGGTGTATGAAGCAAATGCTAGAATGAATGATTCAATCTACGGTTCTGCTGGCGCAGTTTGTCAACTGGAGAAGCAAATTTCATGCCTTCAATCGCAACTGGCAGCTGCGAAAGCAGATCTGCTCAATGCACAGGCTAATCTTGTGTCTCCGGTGACTGGATTTCATTATGGCGGTGAAGCGGGAAATACATTCCTACAGAATAAGGATGACCTAAATTTTTTGCAAGAAGATACTGCAAAACTTTGA